In Motilibacter aurantiacus, the sequence CCCGAGCTCGCCGTTCTGCAGCTCGAGTGCCCGCTTCACGTCGGGGATGCGCCCGACCCACGACCCGAAGGCCGTGCCGTTGACCAGGAAGACGACCGCGGTGGCGAACCGGGCCGCCACGGCGGGAGCGGGCGCGCGGCCCGAGGCGGCCGGTGCGGGGGCGACCGGGGTCTGCTCGTTCATGCGGGTCTCCGTCGAACGGTTTGATTAACCGTTTAACCATAGCCCGCCTAGACTGCTCCTCGCGAGCGGCCGGCAGGGCCGGCGGGACGGGGGGCGGCCGGGGTGGCGACGCTGCGCGACGTGGCCGCGGCCGCGGGCGTCTCGACCGCGACGGTCTCCAACGTCTTCAACGGCACCGGCCGGGTGTCCGAGGCGGTGCGCGCGCGCGTCACGGAGACCGCCGCGGCGCTCGGTTTCGCCGGCCCCAACCCCGCCGCGGCCTCGCTGCGGCGTGGCCGCGTGGGCATCATCGGCATCGTGCTCGCGGAGAACCTCGGGTACGCCCTCGGCGACCCGGCGGCGGGGGCGTTCCTCACCGGGGTGGCTGCGGTGGGCGACGCCGAGGACGTCGGGCTGACCCTGCTGCCCGCGCCGCCGGCGTCCCCCGGGGCGCCCGGCCCCGCGGCCCGCGGCCTGCCCACGCTCGAGCGCGCGGTGGTCGACGGCGCCATCGTCTACAGCATCGAGGAGGACTCCCCGGCGCTTCCCGCGCTCGTGGCCCGCGGCCTGCCCTTGGTCGCGGTGGACAGCCCGCGCGACGCCACCGGGGCGCCGTGGGTCGCGGTGGTCCGCGTGCAGGACAGGGGCGGGGCGCAGGCCGCGGCGCAGCACCTGCTCTCCCTCGGGCACCGCCGGGTGGCGGTGCTCGTGGACCGGCTGGCCACGGCACCGGCGCGCGGGCGCGCCACCTGGGCGGACGCCCGGCGCGCGGCCAGCAGCGTGATCCGCGAGCGGCTGGCGGGCTACGCCGACGCGTGGCGCGCGGCCGGCCTGCCGCTCTCGTCGCTCGAGGTGCACCAGGCCGGGGCCAACTCGGCGGAGGCGGGGGCGGGGGCGACGGCGGCCCTGCTCGCCGCCCCCTCTCCCGTGACGGGCGTCCTCTGTGTCAGCGACGTGCTCGCGCTCGGCGTCGTCCGCGCCGCGCAGGCCCGGTCCGCCGAGGTGCCCGGCGCCCTCTCCGTCGTCGGGTTCGACGACAGCCCGCTCGCCGCCGAGGCGGGGCTCACCACCGTCGCGCAGCCCTTGCGCGAGAAGGGCGAGGTCGCGGCCCGTGCACTGCTCGCGGCCCTGGCCGGGCGGCCCGTCGACGCGGCGCCCGTGCTGCCCGCGCGGCTGGTGGTGCGGGCCTCCACGGGCCCGCCGCGCGTCAACCGCTGCTGAGCACCACCAGCTGCCGCGTCGCGCGGGTCATGGCGACGTAGCGGTCCACCGCCCCCTCGACCCCGGCGCCGAGCCGCTGCGGGTCCACGAGCACGACGAGGTCGAACTCCAGCCCCTTGGCCAGCACCGGCGTCAGCGCGCGGACACGGCCCGAGGCCACGGGCGACGCGGCGGCGACGACGCAGGCCGTCCCCTCGGCGTTGTCCGCGAGCCAACGCTCGAGCACCTCGCTCAGCTGCGACGTCGTGCCGTGCAGGACCGGGATGCCGCTGCGGCGTACCGAGACCGGGACGTTGGCGTCGGGCAGCGCGGCCCGGATGACGGGCTCGGCCTCCACCATGACCTCCTCCGGGGTGCGGTAGTTGAGCCGCAGGGACGCGACCTGCACGCGGTCCAGCCCGACCCGCCCGAGGCGCTCGGCCCACGACCCGGCGAAGCCGTGCCGGGCCTGGGCGCGGTCGCCCACGACCGTGAAGCTGCGCGACGGGCAGCGGCTCAGCAGCATCTGCCACTCGGCGTCGGTCAGCTCCTGCGCCTCGTCCACGACGACGTGCGCGAACGGCCCGGCCAGCAGGTCCGGGTCTGCGGCCGGCAGCGCGGCCGCGTCGACCAGGGCCTCCTGCAGGTCCTCCCCGCGCAGCATCGACATCACGAGCATGTCCGAGTCGTCGGTGGCGATGAGGTTGTCGACGACGAGCTCCATGCGCTCGCGCTCGGCGGCGGCGGCCGCCTCCTGCCGGCGCCTGCGCCGGGCGGCCGCCGGGTCGCCGAGCCGCTGCCGCGCCGCGTCGAGCAGCGGCAGGTCCGACACCGTCCAGGCGTCCGGGCGCGGGCGTTGCAGCGCGCGCACCTGCTCCGCGGACAGCCAGGGGGCACACCGGCGCAGGTACGCCGGCACCGACCACAGGTCCCCGACCAGGTCGCTGGCCTCCAGCAGCGGCCACGCCCGGCCCAGCGCCGTGCGGAGCTCGGAGTTGCGCAGGAGCGAGCGGCGCAGGAGCTCGGGCGGGGCCTCGCCGTCGTCCTTGTCGACCAGGATCGCGACGAGCTCCTCCCAGACCTGGTCCCGCGCGTCGTTGTGCGGCGTGCCCGGCTCGGCCGCCGCGAACGCCTCGGCCCAGTCCTCGGCCTCCAACCGGAGCTCGGACCACTCGGTCCGGACGACGAGGGCCTGCGTGGGCGGCTCCTCGTACAGCCGGACGGCCGGCTCGATCGCCGTGACCAGCCGCCCCGAGGCCTTGAGCCGCGCGACCTGCGGGTCGGCCTCGACCGTGGCCGCCGCGCCCTCGGCGACAAGGTCGCGAAGGGTGCAGGTCCGCACGCCCTCCTCCCCGAGGCTCGGGAGCACGTCCGCCACGTAGGACAGGTACGGCTGATGCGGGCCGACGAAGAGCACGCCCCCGCGGTGGTGGCCCAGGCGCGGGTCGGTGTAGAGCAGGTACGCCGACCGGTGCAGCGCGACCACGGTCTTGCCGGTGCCGGGGCCGCCGTCGACGACCAGCGTGCCGGCCGACCCGGCCCGGATGACCGCGTCCTGGTCGGCCTGGATCGTGCCCAGGACGTCCCGCATGCGCGGGGACCGGCTGGCGCCGAGCGTGGCGAGAAAGGCGGACTGGTCGTCGAGGGCGGCGGCCTGCCCCGTGCTCCCGCCGACCTCGTCCAGCCCGTCGAGGGCGAACACCTCGTCCCAGTAGTCGCTCACCCGCCCCCGCGTCCAGCGGTACCTGCGCCGGCTGGCCAGCCCCATCGGGTCGGCGTGCGTGGCGCCGAAGAACGGCTCGGCCGCAGGGGACCGCCAGTCGACCAGCAGCCGCCGGCCGGCGCGGTCGGCGAGCCCGAGCCGGCCCACGTACACCGGCTCGGAGCCGTCCGCGGGCACCATGCGCCCCAGGCACAGGTCGATCCCGAAGCGGCGCAGGGCCCGCAGCCGCGCGGTCAGCCGGTGGACCTCCTGGTCCCGGTCGAGCGCCTCCTGCCCGGGCCCGCCCGGGCCACGGCGCGCGGAGGCCAGCCGCGCGGACAGGTCGACGACCGTCTCCTCGAGGCTCTGCGCGATCGCGGCGAAGTGCCGCTCGTCGCTGTCGATCAGATCGGGCACCGCCTTCGCCGCGAGCCGCCCGGGCAGGTCGAACGCACCGGTGGCCGCCGGGCTCACGCGGGCACCCCCGGCCGATGGAACACAAGCATTTCGCGACTCCGAGTTCGGCAATCGGTGCTTCCGACCGGCGATTCTGCGGCACCACAGGGGTCTTGCCACAAGCCCCCGGGCCCGCTATAGGTTGACAGTGGCGGGGAGCTGGCGCTTCCCGCCTTCGTCGTCCCCGGGCCATGGCGGCAGCCGTCGACGACGCAGCCGTTCCGGTATCACCAGCCCTGCCCGGCCCTCCTCCTCCTCGTGCTACGACGACTAGCCCTCGCCCTCGCGTGCGCCGGCGCGGCGCTCGCGCTCCCCGCTCCCGCCGCCCAGGCTGACGACATGGTCTGGTTCCAGACGCCGTCCGGGAACGTCCAGTGCGCCGTCTACAGCGACGGCGGCTGGCAGCTGCGCTGCGACATGCTCGAGACGACGAACACCCCGCCGCGCCGGCCGCGGGCGTGCGACTTCGACTACGGGCACGCCTTCGGCCTCGATGCCACGGGCAAGGGGCGCTACCTCTGCGTCAGCGACTTCATCGGCAACCCCGAGCAGGCCCGGACGGTGCGGTACGGCCGCTCGATCAAGGTCGGGCCCTTCACCTGCGTGTCCCGGGAGAGCGGGCTCACCTGCACCAACAAGCGCGCGCACGGCTTCACCCTGAGCAAGGCGCGGCAGCGGGTCTTCTGAGCGGCGGCCGGGGCACGCCGTAGCCTTCGCCCGTGCCCCGGCTCGTCCTCGCCTCCCAGTCCCCCGCCCGGCTGAAGACCCTGCGCGCGGCGGGCCTCGACCCCGAGGTGCTCGTCAGCGGCGTGGACGAGTCCGACGTGGCCGGGGAGCCGGCGTACGTCGCGCTCGAGCTCGCCGTCCGGAAGGCGCGGGCGGTCGCGGGCCGGGTCGAGGGCACGGCGCTCGTGGTCGGCTGCGACTCGGTGCTGGAGCTCGACGGCGAGGTGCACGGCAAGCCCGCGAACGCGGACGAGGCGCGGCAGCGCTGGCGGCGGATGCGCGGGCGGACGGGCACGCTGCACACCGGCCACTGCGTCATCGACACGGCCGACAGCCGCGAGGTCGCGCGGGGCGCAGGGACGCTGGTCCGCTTCGCCGACGTCACCGACGCCGAGATCGAGGCCTACGTCGCCACCGGGGAGCCGCTCGTGGTCGCGGGGGCGTTCACCGTCGACGGCCTCGGCGGCGCGTTCGTCGACGGCCTGGTGGGCGACCCGCACAACGTGGTGGGGATCAGCCTGCCGCTGCTGCGGCGGATGGTCGGCGAGCTCGGTGTCGCCTGGCCCGCGCTGTGGGCGCCCCGCTGAGGGGTCACCCCGAGGCGCGCCCGCGCCGCCAGTAGCCCATGAGGGCGACCCGTCGCCGGTCCAGCGCGTGCTCGGCCAGCAGGCACCGGCGCAGGTCGCGCACCATGCCGGCCTCACCGGCCACCCAGGCGTAGGGGCCGCTGCCGCGGTCGACGTCCTGGGGGGCGTCCCAGACGAGCGCCTCCGCGCCGGCGTCCGGGCCCGCGTCGGGATCGGGGACGGGAACCGCCTCCGGCCCGCACCCGGCCGAGCGCAGCGCGAGCGCCTCCCGGACCGCAGGCAGCAGCAGGCTCCCGTGCGCCGCCCCCTCCCGGCCCAGCCAGCGCAGCCGGACGCCGGGCGGGGCGTCGATCGCCAAGACGTCGGCGGCGTACGGGACCTCCAGCAGCGCCGTGCCGTGCGCGGTGCGCGGCAGCCGCTCGAGGATGGCCGCCACCGCGGGCACCGCCGTCTCGTCGGCGGCGAGCAGGACGTCGGGGTCGTCGGCCGGCAGATGGAACTCGTAGCCGCCGTAGGGGCCGGGGTGCCGGGCGTCCGGGGCGACGAAGCCGACCGGGCTGCCCGGGACCGCCGCGGCGGCCCAGCGCCCGGCCGGGCCGTTCGGCTCGTGGAGCACCAGGTCGACGTCGACCTCGCCGAGCTCGGGGCGCACGGCGCGCACGGTGTAGGTGCGCATCGGCAGCCGGGCCTCGTCGGGCAGGGCGCGCCAGCCGGCGTACCAGTCCGGGCCGCCGGGCAGCACGTCGAGCCCGGCGCCCGGCACCGGCAGCAGCAGCTTGCAGCGGGTGTCCCAGCCCTGGTCCGCGACGTGATGCAGGTCGTGCCCGGCCAGGGTCACCCGCACGAAGCTCGGGCTCAGCCGCTGCACCCGGCGGGCAGCGGTGAGGAAGAGCCCCCACGGCGCGACGGGGGCGGCGACCGGCGCGGCGGTCATGCCGGCCGCCCCGTCGTCGCCAGGACGTGATGACGGCCGATCGGCAGCATCAGCGGCCTCCCCGAGACCGGGTCGACGATCACCGTGCTGTCCAGGCCGAAGACCGCGCGCACCGTGTCCTCGGTCAGCACGTCCTCGGGCGTGCCGAGCGCGTGGATCCGGCCCGCCACCATGGCGACGAGGTGGTCGGCGTAACGGGCGGCGAGGTTCAGGTCGTGCAGGACCATGACCACCGTGGTGCCGCGCGAGCGGTTGAGGTCGGTGAGCAGGTCGAGGACCTCGACCTGGTGGCTGACGTCGAGGAAGGTCGTCGGCTCGTCGAGGAGGAGCACGTCGGTCTGCTGCGCGAGCGCCATCGCGATCCACACCCGCTGACGCTGGCCGCCGGACAGCTCGTCGACCGGCCGGTCCGCCAGCTCGGCCGTGTCGGTCGCCTCCAGCGCGGCGGCGACGGCGGCGTCGTCCTCCTTGCTCCAGCGCGTGAGCACGCCCTGGTGCGGATGGCGCCCGCGCCCCACCAGGTCCGAGACGACGATGCCCTCGGGCGCGATCGGCGACTGCGGGAGCAGGCCGAGCGTCCGGGCCAGCGCCTTGGCCGGGGTCCGGTGGACCTGCTTGCCGTCGAGCAGGACGTGACCGCCCTTGGGCGAGAGCAGCCGCGACATCGAGCGCAGCAGCGTCGTCTTGCCGCAGGCGTTGGCACCGACGATCGCGGTCACCTTGCCCGGCGGCACCGTCAGGTCCAGCCCGGACACGACGACCCGGTCGCGGTAGCCGAGGGTGAGCCCCTCCGCCCGCAGGGTGTGGGCTGTGGTCACAGCGAGCCCCCGGCTCTGTTGGAGCGGACGATGAGGTAGACGAGGTACGGCGCGCCCAGCACACCGGTCACGACACCGACCGGCAGGCGGGTGTCGAAGGCGTACTGGCCGCAGTAGTCCGCGAGCAGCACGAGCAGCGCGCCGACGAGGGCGGCGGGCAGCAGGAGCGAGCCGCCGGGACCGACGATGCGGGCGGCGATCGGCCCGGACAGGAACGCCACGAACGCGATGGGGCCGGTGGCCGCCGTGGCGAAGGCGATCAGCCCGACGGCGGCCAGGATCACCAGGACCCGGGTGCGCTCGACGTCGACCCCCAGCGCGGACGCCGCGTCGTCGCCGAGCTGCAGCAGCCCCAGGTTGCGCGACTGCGCCAGCAGGACCGGGGCGAGGACGACGAGCGCGCCCATCGTCGGCAGCACCTCGGCCCACGAGACGCCGTTGAGGCTGCCGGAGAGCCAGCGCAGCGTCTCCTGCAGGTCCCACTGGCTGGCCCGGGTGAGGACGTAGTCGGTGATGCTGACGCACATCGCGGCGATGCCGATGCCGATGAGGACCAGCCGCGTCCCGTGCACCCCGTCCCGGAAGGACAGGACGTAGATCAGCAGTGCGACGCCCAGGCTGGCGACGATCGCGACGAGCGAGACGTCGGTCCCGCTGAGCCCCAGCGTCACGATCGCGAACGCGGCGGCCGCGCTGGCACCGGCCGTGATCCCGATGAGGTCCGGGCTGGCGAGCGGGTTGCGCAGCATGGTCTGGAAGGTGACGCCGCCCAGGCCGAAGCAGGCACCGGCGAGCACGGCGAGCACTGCCCGCGGCAGCCGCAGCCGGCCCACCGCGAAGGAGGCGCCGGGCACGTCCTCGCCGAGGGCGACGCGGACGACGTCGGGGAAGGCGTAGAACGTGCGGCCGAGCATCACGTTGGCGAGGAACGCCGCGACGATGAGCACCGCGAGCACGGCGGCGACGACGAGGCGGCGGCGGCCGCGCCGGGCGCGGCCCGCGGCCACCGCCTCGGCGGTCAGCCCGGGGCGAGCGGTCGCGGCCGCGGGGAGCAGGGCCGTCACAGTGCACGCACCTTCTGCCGGCGGACGATCCAGATGAACACCGGCGCCCCGACGAAGGCGGTCACTATGCCCACGTCGAGCTCGCTCGGCCGGGCGACCACGCGGCCGACCACGTCGGCCGCGGTCAGCAGGCACGCGCCGAGGACGGTGGAGAACGGCAGCACCCACCGGTGGTCGACCCCGACCAGCAGCCGGGCCAGGTGTGGCACCGCGAGCCCGACGAACCAGATCGGGCCGGCCACCGCCACCGCCGCGCCGCAGAGCAGCACGGCGCCGAGCGCGGCGGTGGCCCGGGCGACCGCGACCCGCTCGCCGAGCCCGGCCGCGAGCTCGTCGCCCAGCGCTAGGGAGTTGAGGCCGCGGGCGCACAGGACGCTGACGACGAAGCCGACGAGGAGGAAGGGCGCGACCAGGCCGATGGTGTCGTATGTCGCGCCGCCGACTCCCCCGACCCGCCAGGACTGGATGTTCGCGGAGATGTCCCCGCGCGGCAGCGCGATGGCGGTGATGAACGAGACGAACGCGGCCGAGGTGGCAGTTCCCGCCAGGGCCAGCTTGAGCGGGGTCGCGCCGCCGCGGCCCAGCGAGC encodes:
- a CDS encoding LacI family DNA-binding transcriptional regulator, translating into MATLRDVAAAAGVSTATVSNVFNGTGRVSEAVRARVTETAAALGFAGPNPAAASLRRGRVGIIGIVLAENLGYALGDPAAGAFLTGVAAVGDAEDVGLTLLPAPPASPGAPGPAARGLPTLERAVVDGAIVYSIEEDSPALPALVARGLPLVAVDSPRDATGAPWVAVVRVQDRGGAQAAAQHLLSLGHRRVAVLVDRLATAPARGRATWADARRAASSVIRERLAGYADAWRAAGLPLSSLEVHQAGANSAEAGAGATAALLAAPSPVTGVLCVSDVLALGVVRAAQARSAEVPGALSVVGFDDSPLAAEAGLTTVAQPLREKGEVAARALLAALAGRPVDAAPVLPARLVVRASTGPPRVNRC
- the helR gene encoding RNA polymerase recycling motor ATPase HelR — its product is MSPAATGAFDLPGRLAAKAVPDLIDSDERHFAAIAQSLEETVVDLSARLASARRGPGGPGQEALDRDQEVHRLTARLRALRRFGIDLCLGRMVPADGSEPVYVGRLGLADRAGRRLLVDWRSPAAEPFFGATHADPMGLASRRRYRWTRGRVSDYWDEVFALDGLDEVGGSTGQAAALDDQSAFLATLGASRSPRMRDVLGTIQADQDAVIRAGSAGTLVVDGGPGTGKTVVALHRSAYLLYTDPRLGHHRGGVLFVGPHQPYLSYVADVLPSLGEEGVRTCTLRDLVAEGAAATVEADPQVARLKASGRLVTAIEPAVRLYEEPPTQALVVRTEWSELRLEAEDWAEAFAAAEPGTPHNDARDQVWEELVAILVDKDDGEAPPELLRRSLLRNSELRTALGRAWPLLEASDLVGDLWSVPAYLRRCAPWLSAEQVRALQRPRPDAWTVSDLPLLDAARQRLGDPAAARRRRRQEAAAAAERERMELVVDNLIATDDSDMLVMSMLRGEDLQEALVDAAALPAADPDLLAGPFAHVVVDEAQELTDAEWQMLLSRCPSRSFTVVGDRAQARHGFAGSWAERLGRVGLDRVQVASLRLNYRTPEEVMVEAEPVIRAALPDANVPVSVRRSGIPVLHGTTSQLSEVLERWLADNAEGTACVVAAASPVASGRVRALTPVLAKGLEFDLVVLVDPQRLGAGVEGAVDRYVAMTRATRQLVVLSSG
- a CDS encoding DUF6636 domain-containing protein — translated: MLRRLALALACAGAALALPAPAAQADDMVWFQTPSGNVQCAVYSDGGWQLRCDMLETTNTPPRRPRACDFDYGHAFGLDATGKGRYLCVSDFIGNPEQARTVRYGRSIKVGPFTCVSRESGLTCTNKRAHGFTLSKARQRVF
- a CDS encoding Maf family protein, which translates into the protein MPRLVLASQSPARLKTLRAAGLDPEVLVSGVDESDVAGEPAYVALELAVRKARAVAGRVEGTALVVGCDSVLELDGEVHGKPANADEARQRWRRMRGRTGTLHTGHCVIDTADSREVARGAGTLVRFADVTDAEIEAYVATGEPLVVAGAFTVDGLGGAFVDGLVGDPHNVVGISLPLLRRMVGELGVAWPALWAPR
- a CDS encoding siderophore-interacting protein, with the translated sequence MTAAPVAAPVAPWGLFLTAARRVQRLSPSFVRVTLAGHDLHHVADQGWDTRCKLLLPVPGAGLDVLPGGPDWYAGWRALPDEARLPMRTYTVRAVRPELGEVDVDLVLHEPNGPAGRWAAAAVPGSPVGFVAPDARHPGPYGGYEFHLPADDPDVLLAADETAVPAVAAILERLPRTAHGTALLEVPYAADVLAIDAPPGVRLRWLGREGAAHGSLLLPAVREALALRSAGCGPEAVPVPDPDAGPDAGAEALVWDAPQDVDRGSGPYAWVAGEAGMVRDLRRCLLAEHALDRRRVALMGYWRRGRASG
- a CDS encoding ABC transporter ATP-binding protein, with amino-acid sequence MTTAHTLRAEGLTLGYRDRVVVSGLDLTVPPGKVTAIVGANACGKTTLLRSMSRLLSPKGGHVLLDGKQVHRTPAKALARTLGLLPQSPIAPEGIVVSDLVGRGRHPHQGVLTRWSKEDDAAVAAALEATDTAELADRPVDELSGGQRQRVWIAMALAQQTDVLLLDEPTTFLDVSHQVEVLDLLTDLNRSRGTTVVMVLHDLNLAARYADHLVAMVAGRIHALGTPEDVLTEDTVRAVFGLDSTVIVDPVSGRPLMLPIGRHHVLATTGRPA
- a CDS encoding FecCD family ABC transporter permease, which produces MLPAAATARPGLTAEAVAAGRARRGRRRLVVAAVLAVLIVAAFLANVMLGRTFYAFPDVVRVALGEDVPGASFAVGRLRLPRAVLAVLAGACFGLGGVTFQTMLRNPLASPDLIGITAGASAAAAFAIVTLGLSGTDVSLVAIVASLGVALLIYVLSFRDGVHGTRLVLIGIGIAAMCVSITDYVLTRASQWDLQETLRWLSGSLNGVSWAEVLPTMGALVVLAPVLLAQSRNLGLLQLGDDAASALGVDVERTRVLVILAAVGLIAFATAATGPIAFVAFLSGPIAARIVGPGGSLLLPAALVGALLVLLADYCGQYAFDTRLPVGVVTGVLGAPYLVYLIVRSNRAGGSL
- a CDS encoding FecCD family ABC transporter permease, whose translation is MTAVAPPPAVSAVSAVPVRRPRRALWALLALALLVVLVALSVAIGSRGVTLSDIWAGLTGGDETIAEAAVAKRVPRTLLAVVVGAALGLAGAVMQGVTRNPLADPGILGVSMGAALAVVIGIAWFGLSVASDYVWVAIAGAGVSAVFVYAVGSLGRGGATPLKLALAGTATSAAFVSFITAIALPRGDISANIQSWRVGGVGGATYDTIGLVAPFLLVGFVVSVLCARGLNSLALGDELAAGLGERVAVARATAALGAVLLCGAAVAVAGPIWFVGLAVPHLARLLVGVDHRWVLPFSTVLGACLLTAADVVGRVVARPSELDVGIVTAFVGAPVFIWIVRRQKVRAL